A window of the Gossypium hirsutum isolate 1008001.06 chromosome A05, Gossypium_hirsutum_v2.1, whole genome shotgun sequence genome harbors these coding sequences:
- the LOC107957777 gene encoding 14-3-3-like protein — protein MAAAATSSPREENVYMAKLAEQAERYEEMVEFMEKVSASADNEELTVEERNLLSVAYKNVIGARRASWRIISSIEQKEESRGNDDHVATIRDYRAKIESELTSICNGILKLLDTRLVPSASSGDSKVFYLKMKGDYHRYLAEFKTGAERKEAAESTLTAYKSAQDIANAELAPTHPIRLGLALNFSVFYYEILNSPDRACNLAKQAFDEAIAELDTLGEESYKDSTLIMQLLRDNLTLWTSDMQDDGADDIKEAPKRDEQEQQQKPEQ, from the exons ATGGCCGCCGCCGCCACTTCTTCACCCCGCGAGGAAAATGTCTACATGGCGAAACTCGCCGAGCAAGCCGAACGCTACGAGGAAATGGTTGAGTTCATGGAGAAAGTCTCTGCCTCCGCCGACAACGAGGAGCTCACCGTCGAGGAAAGGAACCTCCTCTCCGTCGCTTACAAGAATGTTATCGGCGCTCGCCGTGCTTCCTGGCGCATCATTTCCTCCATTGAGCAGAAAGAGGAGAGCCGTGGTAACGATGACCACGTCGCTACGATCCGTGATTACCGGGCCAAGATCGAGTCCGAGCTTACTTCGATCTGTAACGGGATCTTGAAGCTCCTTGACACTAGGCTTGTCCCCTCGGCTTCCTCTGGAGATTCCAAGGTCTTCTATCTTAAGATGAAGGGAGATTACCACAGGTACTTGGCCGAGTTCAAGACTGGAGCTGAACGGAAGGAAGCTGCTGAGAGTACTCTCACTGCCTACAAATCTGCTCAG GACATTGCCAACGCCGAGTTGGCTCCTACTCACCCTATTCGACTTGGACTGGCACTCAATTTCTCTGTTTTCTACTATGAGATTCTCAATTCTCCCGATCGCGCTTGCAATCTCGCCAAACAG GCATTTGATGAAGCGATAGCTGAGTTGGATACTCTAGGCGAGGAATCGTACAAAGACAGCACCCTCATCATGCAACTCCTCCGTGACAATCTCACTCTCTGGACCTCCGACATGCAG GATGACGGGGCTGATGATATTAAAGAAGCACCGAAGCGTGACGAGCAGGAGCAACAACAAAAGCCAGAGCAGTAG